One Phaseolus vulgaris cultivar G19833 chromosome 11, P. vulgaris v2.0, whole genome shotgun sequence genomic window carries:
- the LOC137813513 gene encoding protein yippee-like At5g53940 isoform X2, whose translation MGRIFTVELEGRSYGCKSCKTHLALADDLISRAFYCQRGKAYLFNNVVNFTIGVLEERMMLSGLHTVADIFCCCCGQIVGWKYESAHERSQKYKEGKFVLERGRIVDEIDFSAEFHIESCVSMSDAEDA comes from the exons ATGGGAAGAATCTTCACGGTGGAGCTGGAGGGCAGGTCCTACGGTTGCAAGTCCTGCAAAACCCACCTAGCCCTTGCTGATGATCTCATCTCTCGG GCATTTTATTGCCAGCGGGGAAAAGCATATCTCTTCAATAATGT TGTGAACTTCACGATTGGAGTGCTAGAGGAAAGGATGATGCTTTCTGGACTTCATACTGTGGCAGATATCTTTTGTTGTTGCTGTGGTCAAATAGTTGGCTGGAAATAT GAGTCTGCACATGAGAGAAGCCAAAAGTATAAAGAGGGGAAGTTTGTTCTTGAAAG AGGAAGGATTGTTGATGAAATTGATTTCTCCGCTGAATTCCATATTGAGAGCTGCGTCAGCATGAGTGATGCTGAAGATGCttaa
- the LOC137813513 gene encoding protein yippee-like At5g53940 isoform X1 — protein MGRIFTVELEGRSYGCKSCKTHLALADDLISRAFYCQRGKAYLFNNVVNFTIGVLEERMMLSGLHTVADIFCCCCGQIVGWKYESAHERSQKYKEGKFVLESRGRIVDEIDFSAEFHIESCVSMSDAEDA, from the exons ATGGGAAGAATCTTCACGGTGGAGCTGGAGGGCAGGTCCTACGGTTGCAAGTCCTGCAAAACCCACCTAGCCCTTGCTGATGATCTCATCTCTCGG GCATTTTATTGCCAGCGGGGAAAAGCATATCTCTTCAATAATGT TGTGAACTTCACGATTGGAGTGCTAGAGGAAAGGATGATGCTTTCTGGACTTCATACTGTGGCAGATATCTTTTGTTGTTGCTGTGGTCAAATAGTTGGCTGGAAATAT GAGTCTGCACATGAGAGAAGCCAAAAGTATAAAGAGGGGAAGTTTGTTCTTGAAAG CAGAGGAAGGATTGTTGATGAAATTGATTTCTCCGCTGAATTCCATATTGAGAGCTGCGTCAGCATGAGTGATGCTGAAGATGCttaa